The DNA region TTCCAGCCCAGCTTCTGGGCGAACGTCGAACCGGCGATGAAGCCCGGGTAGCCGTTACGGATGGTGTCCGCGCCGGCGACCAGCTGAATCTGGCGCCAGTCCAGGCCGGCGTCGGCCAGCGCGGCGCGCGCGGCGACCACGCCGTACTCGGTGAAGTCGCGACCCCACTTGCCCCACGGGTGCATACCCGCACCCAGGATGTACAGCGGTTCGGGGCTCATGCCTCCACCTTCTTCCAGGCGTAGACGGTGCGGTCGACGCCCGCCTCGTCGGTGTAGAGCCGCATGGTGGTCAGTTCCATCTCCATGCCGACCTTCAAGTCCGCGGCCAGGGTGCCCTCGACGACCTTGCCCAGCACTATCAGGCCCTCGTCGGCCAGTTCCACCGCAGCGATCGCGAACGGCTCGAAGGGCTCGGACGGCGGGTACGGCGCCGGCGGCAGGTACCGGTTCTCGGTGTAGCTCCAGATCTTGCCGCGCCGCGACAGCGGAACCGCTTCCAGGACGTCGGCGTCACAGGCCGGGCTGGGGCAGTTGTTCTCCCGCGGCGGGAACACGTAGGTGCCGCAATGCGGGCACTTGGCGCCGATCAGGTGGGGGAGGCCGGCGTCGTCGGTGGCAAACCACCCGTCGATCGCGGGCTGCGAGGCTACGTCTGGCACCCGGTCAGCGTACCGAACGGCGACCCCAGAACTGAAACGTGTTGCAATTCCGGCGGCACCGTCGGGCACCGGGCGGCGGTGCCTAGAGTGGGTCCGTGAGCCAGACCAAACCGACACTGTTGCTCCTTGACGGAAACTCGCTGGCCTACCGGGCCTTTTACGCATTGCCCGCCGAGAACTTCAAAACCCGCAGCGGCTTGACCACCAACGCCGTCTACGGGTTCACCGCGATGCTGATCAACCTGCTGCGCGACGAAGCCCCCACCCACGTGGCCGCGGCGTTCGACGTGTCCCGGCAGACCTTCCGCTCCGAGCGCTACCCCGAGTACAAGGCCACCCGCTCGGCCACCCCCGACGAGTTCCGAGGCCAGATCGACATCACCAAGGAAGTCCTGGCCGCGATGGGCATCACCACGCTGTCGGAACCCGGCTTCGAGGCCGACGACCTGATCGCCACGCTGGCCACCCAGGGCGATGCCGAGGGCTACCGGGTGCTGGTGGTCACCGGCGACCGCGACGCGCTGCAACTGGTCAACGACAACATCACCGTGCTCTATCCCCGCAAGGGCGTCAGCGACCTGACCCGGTTCACCCCGGATGCCGTCGTCGAGAAGTACGGCCTGACCCCGGCGCAGTACCCGGACTTCGCCGCGCTGCGCGGCGACCCCAGCGACAACCTGCCGGGGATCCCGGGGGTGGGGGAGAAGACCGCGTCGAAGTGGATCACCGAATACGGATCCCTGCAAGGCCTGGTGGACCGGGTCGACACCGTCAAGGGCAAGGTCGGTGACTCGCTGCGGGCCAACCTGTCCACGGTGATCCTCAACCGGGAGCTCACCGATCTGGTGCGTGATGTGCCGCTGGCGCAGACCCCGGACACGTTGCGGCTGGTGCCGTGGGACCGTGAGCAGATCCACCAGCTCTTCGACGACCTGGAGTTCCGGGTGCTGCGCGACCGGCTGTTCGACACACTGTCCACCGCCGGCGGTGCGGTGGCCGAAGCAGAAGAGGGCTTCGAGGTGCGCGGCGGCGCGCTGGAGGCCGGCACCGTGGCGGCCTGGCTGGAGCAGCACGCCGGCGACGGACGGCGCACCGGGGTGGCCGTGATCGGCACCCACCGCAGCTACGACAGCGACGCGACCGCGCTGGCACTGGCGTCGGCCGATGGCGAGGGTGCCTACATCGATACCGCGGCCCTGACGGCCGAGGACGAGGCAGCGCTGGGTGCCTGGCTGGCCGACCCCACCAAACCCAAGGCGTTGCACGAGGCCAAGCTGGCGATGCACGACCTGACCGGGCGCGGCTGGACGCTCGGCGGCGTCACCTGCGACACGGCGTTGGCCGCCTACCTGGTGCGGCCCGGCCAGCGCAGTTTCAGCCTCGACGATCTCTCGGTGCGTTACCTGCGTCGCGAGCTACGCGCCGAATCCGATGAGGAACAACAGCTTTCACTGCTCGACGACACCGAGGGCGTCGACGACCAGGCCGTGCAGACCGCGATCCTGCGCGCCCGCGCGGTCACCGACCTGGCCGACGCCCTGGATGCCGAGTTGGCCCGGATCGAGTCGGCCGGGCTGCTCGCCGACATCGAACTGCCGCTGCAGACGGTGCTGGCCGAGCTGGAGCACGCCGGCATCGGCGTCGACCAGGAACACCTGAGCCGGCTGCAGAGCCGCTTCGGCGACCAGATCCGCGATGCCGCCGAAGCCGCCTATGCGGTGATCGGCAAGCAGATCAACCTCGGCTCGCCCAAGCAGTTGCAGGTGGTGCTCTTCGACGAGTTGGGTATGCCCAAGACCAAGAAGACCAAGACCGGTTACACCACCGACGCCGACGCGCTACAGACTCTGTTCGACAAGACCGGCCACCCGTTCCTGGAACACCTGCTGGCTCACCGCGACGTCACCCGGCTGAAGGTGACCGTCGACGGACTGCTGAAATCCGTTGCCTCCGATGGCCGGATCCACACCACGCTGAACCAGACGATCGCGGCGACTGGCAGGCTTTCTTCTACCGAACCCAACCTGCAGAACATCCCGGTCCGCACCGACGCCGGCCGGGAGATCCGTGACGGATTCGTGGTCGGGGAGTCCTACACCGAGTTGATGACGGTGGACTACAGCCAGATCGAGATGCGCATCATGGCGCACCTGTCGGCCGACGAGGGCCTGATCGAGGCGTTCAACACCGGCGAGGACCTGCACTCGTTCGTCGGGTCCAAAGCGTTCGGTGTGCCCATCGACGAGGTGACCCCCGATATGCGCCGCCGGGTCAAGGCGATGTCCTACGGGCTGGCCTACGGGTTGAGCGCCTACGGGCTGGCCTCGCAGCTCAAGATCTCGACCGAAGAGGCCAAAGAGCAGATGGACGCCTACTTCGACCGGTTCGGCCGGGTGCGCGACTATCTGCACGAGGTCGTCGAGCAGGCCCGCAAGGACGGCTACACCTCGACGGTGCTGGGCCGGCGCCGCTACCTGCCGGAGTTGGACAGCAGCAACCGCCAGGTCCGCGAGTCGGCCGAACGCGCCGCGCTCAACGCCCCGATCCAGGGCAGTGCCGCCGACATCATCAAGGTCGCGATGATCGACGTCGACCGGGCGTTGAAGGCGTCCGAGCTGCGGTCGCGGATGCTGCTGCAGGTGCACGACGAGTTGGTGTTCGAGGTCGCCGACGGCGAACGCGAGCCGTTGGAGGCGCTGGTCCGCGACAAGATGGGCAACGCCTATCCGCTCAGTGTGCCGCTGGAGGTCGCGGTCGGGTATGGCCGCAGCTGGGATTCCGCGGCGCATTAGCCGCTCTCGACCCCGTCCCACCCCGTTGACTCTGCGCTCAGGGCGGTGCTCCTCGGCGTGTCGTCACCCTGAGTGCAGAGTCGACGCAAAGAACTACCGCCGCAACGGGACCGGCGCGTAGTACCCCGCCATCGTGTACAGCACCGGCGCCGCCGCCCGCGCCGCCAGCACGCCCTGGGCGTCCTCGTGCTGCAGCGCGAACACCTCGGCATCGCCGAAGCCGCGGTCGATGCGGTCCCGCACGAACGCCAACCGCACCACCTGGACGGCGAACTTCTTGACGGATTTGCCCGCCGCCGCGCCACCGATCCGGGTGGCCTCGCGGATCGCCAGTTTGCGGGTGCGGATCGACCCCAGCCAGGTCGCCTCGTTGGGGCTGATCAGCCCGCTGGCCACCATGCCGGGCAACTTGCCCGCGACCATCTGCTGCTCGTGCCGGCGGCTCAGCACGGCCAGCAGCACCATCAGCAGGAAGACCGGGACCATCCAGAAGAAGTAGGTCACCAGGAACAGTTCGCCGCTACCCAACGCCAGGGAGGCGTTCCACGAGGCGTGCATACCCACCGCGGCCAGGTAGCCGAGCAGGATGACGAAGGCCTTCGACCAGAATCCGCGGCGGCGCAGCGCGAAGAACACCCCGATAGCGGTCATGGTGGTGAACAGCGGGTGGGCGAATGGACCGAAGACCAGTCGCGCGATGGCCACCGCGGCCATTTTCGCCGGGGAGTCGGCCGGCGCGATGTAGACGATGTCTTCCATCCAGGCGAATCCCACCGCGCAGATGCCCGCGTACACCATGCAGTCGGTCAGTGAGTTCATCTGGAGACGACGTCGGCCGGTGAGCATGATGAGCAGGAACAGGCCCTTGGCGGCCTCCTCGATGAACGGCGCCTGGATGGCGGCCATGTCGAAGGACTTCGACACCAGCGGTTGCACCGTGGCGATCGAGGAGCCGAACGTCTCCAGCCCGACGGCTATCACCACGGCCACCGACGCCCCCCACAGGAACGCCAGTTGCAGCAGGCGCCGCGGTTCGGGTTCCCACCGGTCCAACCACCGGTAGCACAACAGCACCACCAGCATCGACATGCTCGCCAGTACCAGCGCGGTGAGGGTTCCGCCCGGATTCGCCGCTGTGAACAACAACAACAGCAACACCGTGAGGATGCTCAAGAGGACGATGACGAGAAGCGGCGCTCCAACCTTTCGGCGGTTCCGCAGCGAGGCCATAGCGAGGCAGCGTAGCCACCGGTTTGTCCAGCGTGCAACGCGTCGAGTAGCCTCAACAGGTAGTCCTCGACCAGTCTTCGACCGGGTTCGTGGGCCACCGCATGTACCGCATGCGTGACAACACCCGTCCCTACTACGTCAAAATGTCCGGAGCAACCCAACACATGCCAAGTCCCACCGTCACCTCGCCGCAAGTAGCCGTCAACGACATCGGCTCGGCTGAGGACTTTCTCGCCGCCATCGACAAAACGATCAAGTACTTCAACGATGGCGACATCGTGGAAGGGACGATCGTCAAGGTTGACCGGGACGAGGTCCTGCTCGACATCGGTTACAAGACCGAAGGTGTCATCCCCTCCCGCGAGCTGTCCATCAAGCACGACGTCGACCCCCACGAGGTGGTGTCCGTCGGTGACGAGGTCGAGGCTCTGGTCCTGACCAAAGAGGACAAAGAGGGTCGCCTGATCCTGTCCAAGAAGCGCGCCCAGTACGAGCGCGCCTGGGGCACCATCGAAGAGCTCAAGGAGAAGGACGAGGCCGTCAAGGGCACCGTCATCGAGGTCGTCAAGGGCGGCCTGATCCTCGACATCGGTCTGCGCGGCTTCCTGCCGGCCTCGCTGGTGGAGATGCGCCGGGTCCGCGACCTGCAGCCCTACATCGGCAAAGAGATCGAAGCCAAGATCATCGAGCTGGACAAGAACCGCAACAACGTGGTCCTGAGCCGTCGCGCCTGGCTGGAGCAGACCCAGTCCGAGGTGCGCAGCGAGTTCCTCAACCAGCTGCAGAAGGGCGCCGTCCGCAAGGGTGTCGTCTCCTCGATCGTCAACTTCGGCGCGTTCGTCGACCTGGGCGGCGTGGACGGCCTGGTGCACGTCTCCGAGCTGTCCTGGAAGCACATCGACCACCCGTCCGAGGTCGTGCAGGTGGGCGACGAGGTCACCGTCGAGGTGCTCGACGTCGACATGGACCGCGAGCGGGTTTCGCTGTCGCTCAAGGCCACTCAGGAAGACCCGTGGCGCCACTTCGCCCGCACCCACGCGATCGGTCAGATCGTGCCGGGCAAGGTCACCAAGCTGGTGCCGTTCGGTGCGTTCGTCCGCGTCGAGGAGGGCATCGAGGGCCTGGTGCACATCTCCGAGCTGGCTGAGCACCACGTCGAGGTGCCGGACCAGGTTGTGGCCGTCGGCGACGACGCCATGGTCAAGGTCATCGACATCGACCTGGACCGCCGCCGGATCTCGCTGAGCCTCAAGCAGGCCAACGAGGACTACACCGAGGAGTTCGACCCCTCGAAGTACGGCATGGCCGACAGCTACGACGAGCAGGGCAACTACATCTTCCCGGAGGGCTTCGACCCCGAGACCAACGAGTGGATCGAAGGTTTCGACAAGCAGCGCACCGAGTGGGAAGCCCGCTACGCCGAGGCCGAGCGTCGCCACAAGATGCACACCGCGCAGATGGAGAAGTTCGCCGCTGCCGAGCACGCCGAGCCGCGCTCGGCCAACGGCTCGCACCGCGACGAGGCTCCGGCCGGTGGCTCGCTGGCCAGCGACGAGCAGCTCGCCGCGTTGCGTGAGAAGCTCGCCGGCAACAGCGCCTAGCAGCGCGACGGAACGCTTTGAAAGAGCGTTGAAGGGGCGCAGATGCTGCGAATCGGTTTGACCGGCGGTATCGGCGCCGGTAAGTCGACGGTGTCGGCTACCTTCAGTCGGTGCGGTGGCGTCATCGTCGACGGTGACGTCATCGCCCGTGAAGTCGTAGAGCCCGGTACCGAAGGCCTCACCAAATTGGTCGAGGCCTTCGGGCCGGGCATTCTGCTTCCCGACGGGGCGTTGGACCGTCCCGCGCTGGCCGCGATCGCGTTCAGCGACGACGACAAACGCGCCATCCTCAACGGCATCGTGCATCCGCTGGTGGGGCAGCGCCGCGCCGAGTTGATCGCTGCGGCCGGCACGGATGCGGTGATCGTCGAGGACATCCCGCTGCTGGTCGAATCCCAGATGGCACCGATGTTCCCGCTGGTGATCGTGGTGCATGCGGACATAGAGACACGAGTAACGCGACTGACCCAGTACCGCGGCATGCCGGAGGACGACGCCCGGGCCCGGATCGCCGCGCAGGCCACCGAACCGCAGCGCCGCGACGTCGCCGACGTGTGGCTGGACAACTCCGGCAACCCCGACGAGCTGGCCGCGCAGGCGCTGGAGCTGTGGAACGAGCGCATCCTGCCGTTCGCGCACAATCTCACCGCCCGCCGGACCGTGCCGTCGCCGACGCGGCTGACCGCGGCGGATCCGACCTGGTCGGATCAGGCCCGGCGCATTCTGGCCCGGTTGCGCACCAACTGCGGCCACCGGGCGCTGCGCGTCGACCACATCGGCTCCACCGCGGTGGCCGGCCTGGACGCCAAAGACGTCATCGACGTGCAGGTCACCGTCGAGTCCCTGGCGATGGCCGACGAGGTCGCCGAGTCACTGCTGGCGGCGGGCTACCCACAGGTGGCGGCGATCACCGCCGACAACGGCAAGCCGGACGCCCGCAGCACCGTCGCCGAGTTCGACCACTCCGACGATTCGGCGTTGTGGCAGAAGCGGATCCACGCCTCGGCCGATCCGGGGCGGGCCACCAATGTGCACGTCCGGGTCGCCGGTTGGCCCAATCAGCAGTTCGCCCTGCTGTTTCCCGCATGGCTGTCCGCCGACGCCGACGCCCGCGCCGACTACCTGGCGGTCAAACGCGAGGCGGAGCGCGCCGGGATCGACGGCGGCATCGCGGCGTACGCCGAGGTCAAGGAAGCCTGGTTCGACGCCGCCTACCGGCGGGCGTGGGCGTGGGCCGACAGCACCGGCTGGCGTCCCTGACGGCCCCGTAGCGCCGATCAGGCCATACTGCTGATCAGCGCGCCGCACAGCATGGCGCCGGTGTGGGGATCGTTGGTGTTGCCCCAGGTGTTGATGAAACGCTCGCTCTTGACCGTGGTCACGTCGTCGACCTTGATCTCGCAGTGCACCGTCGCGGTGGTCGGGAAGCGCAACCGGATCACCATGCCGGCCTTACTGGGGTCCGACATCACGGTGTTGGCCTCGAACGGCGCGCCGAACGCGTCGAGGTCCGCGCTGGCGGTCTCGGTGTCGTTGCGCATGAAGGTCACCACGTTGCCGCTGGCCCAGGCATCGACTTTCGCGATGTAGGTGACGTTGTGCAGTTCTTCGGCAGCGGCCGCCGGCGCTGGGATCAGCTGACCGCACCCCAGCAGGGTGGCGGTCGTCGCGGCGGCGACACCGATTCGCACGTTGGCGTTCATACCGGCCGAGTTTACCTGGACCAGGACAGTGCTACCCCGAGGCCGGACAGCCACCGGTGCAGGTCGTAGCCGTTGCGGGCCAGTCCGTCGACGGCGGCGACGGCTCGCAGCACCGCCTGTTCGGCGTCGTCGTGACCCAGTAGACCCTCGCCGACGGCGGCCATCAGCTCGTCGGTGTCGGTGAGCTCGACGCCCTTCCCGGTCCGCACCACCAGATCCAGGTAGTGATCCCGGGAGCGCCAGACCTGCCCCGACGCGGTGTATTCGCCGACGTCGAGATAGAAGTCCTGGTCGCGCTCGTGGCCCGGGTTGAAGTGGAAGATGCTCGCCCGCAGCCCCAGGTCGGGCAGCAGCCAGGACTCCAGGTAGTGGAACTGGGCCCGGCCCGGGGTGGGGCGCGCCATGTAGAGGCCCCACGGTGCGACGGTGTAGACGTCCACGGTCCGCACGATGCCCTTGGGGTCGGTGTTGGTGTAGCCGACCAGGTCGAAGGTCTCTTCCTTGGGGGGATGCACCACTACCGCCTCTCACCTGTGAGCGCCCGCTCGTCTTTCCGCCGCCCGGCTGTCGGGACTCGCGCCTACTCTGGTCTCCGTGGCCTTCGCAACGGAACACCCCATCGTCGCGCACTCGGAGTATCGGCCCACCGCCGACGCCGTGGAGGGCATCGTGCGCGACGGCGGCCGGTTCGAGGTGGTCAGCGAGTACGAGCCGGCCGGCGACCAGCCGGCGGCCATCGCCGATCTGGAACGCCGCATCACGGCGGGGGAGAAGGACGTGGTGCTGCTGGGCGCCACCGGCACCGGTAAGTCGGCCACCGCGGCCTGGCTGATCGAACGTCTGCAGCGGCCCACCCTGGTGATGGCGCCGAACAAGACGCTGGCCGCGCAGCTCGCCAATGAGCTCCGGGAGATGTTGCCGCACAACGCAGTCGAGTATTTCGTCTCCTACTACGACTACTACCAGCCGGAAGCCTATATCGCGCAGACCGACACCTACATCGAAAAAGACAGCTCCATCAACGACGACGTGGAGCGGCTGCGCCACTCGGCGACCTCGAGCCTGCTGTCTCGGCGGGACGTGGTGGTGGTGGCATCGGTGTCGTGCATCTACGGCCTGGGCACCCCGCAGTCCTACCTGGACCGCTCCGTCGAGTTGCAGGTCGGCTCCGAAGTTCCGCGCGACGCCCTGCTGCGGCTGCTGGTCGACGTGCAGTACAACCGCAACGACAT from Mycolicibacter sp. MU0083 includes:
- the coaE gene encoding dephospho-CoA kinase, translating into MLRIGLTGGIGAGKSTVSATFSRCGGVIVDGDVIAREVVEPGTEGLTKLVEAFGPGILLPDGALDRPALAAIAFSDDDKRAILNGIVHPLVGQRRAELIAAAGTDAVIVEDIPLLVESQMAPMFPLVIVVHADIETRVTRLTQYRGMPEDDARARIAAQATEPQRRDVADVWLDNSGNPDELAAQALELWNERILPFAHNLTARRTVPSPTRLTAADPTWSDQARRILARLRTNCGHRALRVDHIGSTAVAGLDAKDVIDVQVTVESLAMADEVAESLLAAGYPQVAAITADNGKPDARSTVAEFDHSDDSALWQKRIHASADPGRATNVHVRVAGWPNQQFALLFPAWLSADADARADYLAVKREAERAGIDGGIAAYAEVKEAWFDAAYRRAWAWADSTGWRP
- a CDS encoding DUF402 domain-containing protein; protein product: MHPPKEETFDLVGYTNTDPKGIVRTVDVYTVAPWGLYMARPTPGRAQFHYLESWLLPDLGLRASIFHFNPGHERDQDFYLDVGEYTASGQVWRSRDHYLDLVVRTGKGVELTDTDELMAAVGEGLLGHDDAEQAVLRAVAAVDGLARNGYDLHRWLSGLGVALSWSR
- a CDS encoding PrsW family intramembrane metalloprotease; amino-acid sequence: MASLRNRRKVGAPLLVIVLLSILTVLLLLLFTAANPGGTLTALVLASMSMLVVLLCYRWLDRWEPEPRRLLQLAFLWGASVAVVIAVGLETFGSSIATVQPLVSKSFDMAAIQAPFIEEAAKGLFLLIMLTGRRRLQMNSLTDCMVYAGICAVGFAWMEDIVYIAPADSPAKMAAVAIARLVFGPFAHPLFTTMTAIGVFFALRRRGFWSKAFVILLGYLAAVGMHASWNASLALGSGELFLVTYFFWMVPVFLLMVLLAVLSRRHEQQMVAGKLPGMVASGLISPNEATWLGSIRTRKLAIREATRIGGAAAGKSVKKFAVQVVRLAFVRDRIDRGFGDAEVFALQHEDAQGVLAARAAAPVLYTMAGYYAPVPLRR
- the rpsA gene encoding 30S ribosomal protein S1, producing the protein MPSPTVTSPQVAVNDIGSAEDFLAAIDKTIKYFNDGDIVEGTIVKVDRDEVLLDIGYKTEGVIPSRELSIKHDVDPHEVVSVGDEVEALVLTKEDKEGRLILSKKRAQYERAWGTIEELKEKDEAVKGTVIEVVKGGLILDIGLRGFLPASLVEMRRVRDLQPYIGKEIEAKIIELDKNRNNVVLSRRAWLEQTQSEVRSEFLNQLQKGAVRKGVVSSIVNFGAFVDLGGVDGLVHVSELSWKHIDHPSEVVQVGDEVTVEVLDVDMDRERVSLSLKATQEDPWRHFARTHAIGQIVPGKVTKLVPFGAFVRVEEGIEGLVHISELAEHHVEVPDQVVAVGDDAMVKVIDIDLDRRRISLSLKQANEDYTEEFDPSKYGMADSYDEQGNYIFPEGFDPETNEWIEGFDKQRTEWEARYAEAERRHKMHTAQMEKFAAAEHAEPRSANGSHRDEAPAGGSLASDEQLAALREKLAGNSA
- a CDS encoding Zn-ribbon domain-containing OB-fold protein codes for the protein MPDVASQPAIDGWFATDDAGLPHLIGAKCPHCGTYVFPPRENNCPSPACDADVLEAVPLSRRGKIWSYTENRYLPPAPYPPSEPFEPFAIAAVELADEGLIVLGKVVEGTLAADLKVGMEMELTTMRLYTDEAGVDRTVYAWKKVEA
- the polA gene encoding DNA polymerase I, translating into MSQTKPTLLLLDGNSLAYRAFYALPAENFKTRSGLTTNAVYGFTAMLINLLRDEAPTHVAAAFDVSRQTFRSERYPEYKATRSATPDEFRGQIDITKEVLAAMGITTLSEPGFEADDLIATLATQGDAEGYRVLVVTGDRDALQLVNDNITVLYPRKGVSDLTRFTPDAVVEKYGLTPAQYPDFAALRGDPSDNLPGIPGVGEKTASKWITEYGSLQGLVDRVDTVKGKVGDSLRANLSTVILNRELTDLVRDVPLAQTPDTLRLVPWDREQIHQLFDDLEFRVLRDRLFDTLSTAGGAVAEAEEGFEVRGGALEAGTVAAWLEQHAGDGRRTGVAVIGTHRSYDSDATALALASADGEGAYIDTAALTAEDEAALGAWLADPTKPKALHEAKLAMHDLTGRGWTLGGVTCDTALAAYLVRPGQRSFSLDDLSVRYLRRELRAESDEEQQLSLLDDTEGVDDQAVQTAILRARAVTDLADALDAELARIESAGLLADIELPLQTVLAELEHAGIGVDQEHLSRLQSRFGDQIRDAAEAAYAVIGKQINLGSPKQLQVVLFDELGMPKTKKTKTGYTTDADALQTLFDKTGHPFLEHLLAHRDVTRLKVTVDGLLKSVASDGRIHTTLNQTIAATGRLSSTEPNLQNIPVRTDAGREIRDGFVVGESYTELMTVDYSQIEMRIMAHLSADEGLIEAFNTGEDLHSFVGSKAFGVPIDEVTPDMRRRVKAMSYGLAYGLSAYGLASQLKISTEEAKEQMDAYFDRFGRVRDYLHEVVEQARKDGYTSTVLGRRRYLPELDSSNRQVRESAERAALNAPIQGSAADIIKVAMIDVDRALKASELRSRMLLQVHDELVFEVADGEREPLEALVRDKMGNAYPLSVPLEVAVGYGRSWDSAAH